The nucleotide sequence TGGCCTTGAGCGTGGCCAAGCGCCTGGTGGTGTTTACCCAGCGCAGCGGCGGACAGTCACAGTTCAGCCCGTTCCTGATGCCCCACGCCGAAGCCAACTCGGCGGTGGCGCAGGTGCAGTTGTACGTGCTGGCGAATCTGACCGGCGACCTGGGCATTGCTGACCTGGCCCGCGCAGCCAACATGAGTGCGCGCAACTTTTCGCGGGTATTTGCCCGTGAGGCGCGGATCACCCCGGCGGAGTTTGTCGAGCGGGCGCGGGTGGACGCGGCGCGGGTGATGCTCGAAAGCAGCAGCGCGCCGCTCAAGACCGTGGCCTATCAATGCGGCTTTCGCGATGCCCAGCACATGCGCAGTGTGTTCAACCGCCGGCTGGGCGTGACGCCGCAGCAGTTCCGGCTCAACTTTGCGGCGCCGGTTTGAGCGTGTCGTAGGCTTCCAGCGCACGTAGCGAGTAGATGTAGGCGGCGCCGGCATTCAGTGAGATGGCAGTGGCCAGCGTTGCGGCGACTTCTTCGCGAGTGGCGCCAGCCTTGATCGCGGCGTCGGCATGTACGCCGATGCAACCGTCGCAGCGAGTGGTGATCGCCACTGCAATCGAGATCAGTTCGCGGGTCTTGGCATCCAGGACGTGGTTTTCCTCGGCGGCTTCGCCAAGCGCCATGTAGGCTTTGACCATCTTCGGGTTGCTCTTGCCCAGTGTGCCAAAGGCTTTCTTCACGGTAGGCAGCAAGTCGGACCAGTTATTGAACATTGCGATTATTCCTGAACGGGATGGGTGTGAAGCCAGTGTGTGCCGTTCGGGTTTGGCGGTATTGTTCGATCCGCTCAACTTTTTGACCGATATTCGCAAATGAACGCTATCGACACCCTGATCACCATGGCCAATCTGCGCGGCAGTCTCGACGTACGTTGCCAGTTCCAGGGCGACTGGGCCTTGGACCATGCGCCCGAGTCCCTGGGCGTGGCGCCGTATCACATTGTGGTCAGTGGCACCTGCCGCGCCGAGCTTTCGGGCGGGCAGCGAGTGACCCTGGAAGAGGGCGATATCCTGCTGCTGCCCGGCGGTGCGACTCACCTGTTGCGCAGCCAGGGCGCGACGGTGCCGGCGATGTTACCCAGGGTGATCGACGACGGTGTCCTTCAGGTGCATCGCCTGGGTGGCGATCAGCCGGAGGTGGAGATGCTCTGTGGCAGCTTTCACTACAACCGCCAGTCGGTGCTGTTCGCGGCGTTGCCGGCGTATCTGGTGGTGTCCAGCCGGCAATGGCAGGCCGATGGGCAACTGGCGGCCCTGATTGCGCTGATGCGCAGCGAAGCGGATGGCGAACGGCTCGGTGCGCGGTCGTTCATCGATGCGTTGTCGGTGGCCCTGTTCACCTTGCTGGTGCGCACCTGGCTGGCACAACAAGCGTCGCTGACGGGGACGTTTACCTTGCTCACCGACAAACGCCTGGGCCGCGCCTGGCAGGCGATGCTGGCCGCGCCCGGGCATGACTGGACCATCGACAGCCTGGCCGGCGCGGCGTCGATGTCCCGAGCCACGTTCATGCGCGCGTTTGTCAAAGTGGCGGGCGTATCGCCGTGGGTGCTGCTGACCCAGTTGCGCATGGAGCTGGCGTTCAATCTGTTGCAGCAGTCGCGGTTGAGCCTGACGGATATCGCCGCCCGGGTGGGTTATCAATCCCAGGCGGCGTTCAGCAAGAAATTCAAGGAGGCGTATGGCCAGGCGCCCGGTCGGATGCGCAACGCAGATTAAAACTGTGGGAGGGTGTTTCGTCAGGGCTGTTGTGGGGGGCGGGCCGGCAATAGCTTGAGGGTGCCGCGAGTATTGGCCTGGACCTCCTCTTCATCAAAATGCGTCTGCTCGTACCCGCCTTCGATGTAGGTCTCGGCCTGGTCGGCATAGTGCTTGTCGAACGGTACGCCGCTCTGTCCCACCGGGTTGATGGTCAGAGCGTGGGCGGCGTCGGCGAAGTCGACCAGGCGTCGGGTGGATGGGCCGTAAGTCACCGGCCATGGCGCCGGGCCAATGATTGCAGACAGGTTGTTCGGTACTTCGTGGCTGCCCGGGGAGGCAAACGGGCCGACATTGACGATCTGGTCCAGCGGCTTCTTGATGCCCAGCGGGTGGCCATGGGTCAGGGTATGCGCCTTGCCCCATTGCCATTGCGCCGGGTCATCGCCGAAGGTGGTTTTCAGGTGGGCCAGGCTCTTGTCCCAG is from Pseudomonas mucidolens and encodes:
- a CDS encoding carboxymuconolactone decarboxylase family protein, which gives rise to MFNNWSDLLPTVKKAFGTLGKSNPKMVKAYMALGEAAEENHVLDAKTRELISIAVAITTRCDGCIGVHADAAIKAGATREEVAATLATAISLNAGAAYIYSLRALEAYDTLKPAPQS
- a CDS encoding AraC family transcriptional regulator produces the protein MNAIDTLITMANLRGSLDVRCQFQGDWALDHAPESLGVAPYHIVVSGTCRAELSGGQRVTLEEGDILLLPGGATHLLRSQGATVPAMLPRVIDDGVLQVHRLGGDQPEVEMLCGSFHYNRQSVLFAALPAYLVVSSRQWQADGQLAALIALMRSEADGERLGARSFIDALSVALFTLLVRTWLAQQASLTGTFTLLTDKRLGRAWQAMLAAPGHDWTIDSLAGAASMSRATFMRAFVKVAGVSPWVLLTQLRMELAFNLLQQSRLSLTDIAARVGYQSQAAFSKKFKEAYGQAPGRMRNAD